In the genome of Halictus rubicundus isolate RS-2024b chromosome 9, iyHalRubi1_principal, whole genome shotgun sequence, one region contains:
- the Dus1 gene encoding dihydrouridine synthase 1: MRNESTRGIVSRWCSAENAFVTPERRKYRRVHGLQLPLHPQQVIGWIVILVIAINTFAVLTPQLEPSLRPVFSSLIAIIFFAHFCSHLTVLLLDPADPRVRAQPANKVLPEFDRTKHARVIENGRCHLCNITTDSKRTKHCSICNKCVARFDHHCKWLNNCIGARNYSAFLVCLISAILASLSVAGLSATELTLSFFSSRETRMASMENATAATTTAIPRAAFSIAPVSDTVSILLISTIGILSAIAAILLIHLCFFHGYIACLGLTTYEYVRKKRARHAAAANAAATATATATATITSNAAAATATVANNSTANVDVNAVEINRFPPNRRDRAKLETTSRPRILDGRAGSDENENDSDRATMETRVRPRNNQRKNFRLCFSYEIESIANETSIEFSSRGASGAKRNQSTIVFRDSVDLVGSSTPSPVSCCFAAANSLASRCRSTGKADGSKKRQNTGAANSADQPTNNSCEAVERIGKFLRTYLRRRGRRRSSNSNAARSSKTKSASAPSRIDAERRSTVPDTDADDDADAARVAESAITASSIDASGLRPSVKFPPRSSEQILTPQSRKLSNSSALKRSTGHGHTRTRRTCSFRKKPRLKMNSRVAQSIQLSPILESDLSKPASPLAAIRAFLVTSVRSVRLNVVGSLITESPSLPSTAYPFRYMTSVTAKPFPDEPTGERSCWEIVLGSPRYVVAPMVDASELAWRLLSRRHGAHLCYTPMLHSSVFRRDPKYRREALASTGEDRPLIVQFCGNEPNVLLEAALLAEPYCDAIDVNIGCPQAIAKRGRYGAFLQDDWDLLRRIVSTLSKGLRVPVTCKLRVFPEIEKTVEYARMLEAAGARLLTVHGRTREQKGPLTGLASWDHIKAVREAVAIPVFANGNIQCLQDVERCIEETGVQAVMSAEGNLYNPYIFEARYPASWEAALEYLDLVERYPAPASYIRGHLFKLFHHTLSLPENKEERENLARNSTMESFRNVVYALRDRYLPYHEGRLAWHEQTNDYNLKLPPWLCQPYVRSSPEEKETSLSTLETDDTAKRKFTDEDGNEISRKRLKKLRRIARRPNRPTTVVAKRGSNLCHDCPNPVGFKCVYTLCRQCCRNKCFTENLDCAGHRNMTKTRRQMAIDFAAKRNTIDDAISLCK; the protein is encoded by the exons ATGCGAAACGAAAGCACGAGAGGCATCGTATCGAGATGGTGTTCGGCCGAGAACGCGTTCGTCACGCCGGAACGCAGGAAATATAGACGCGTGCACGGGCTCCAGTTGCCTCTGCACCCGCAGCAGGTGATCGGCTGGATCGTGATCCTGGTGATCGCGATAAACACGTTCGCGGTGCTGACGCCGCAGCTCGAGCCGAGCCTGCGGCCGGTCTTCTCAAGCCTGATCGCGATCATCTTTTTCGCGCACTTTTGCTCCCACCTGACCGTGCTGTTGCTGGACCCGGCGGACCCGAGGGTCCGGGCACAACCGGCGAACAAGGTTCTGCCGGAGTTCGACAGGACGAAGCACGCTCGCGTGATCGAGAACGGCCGGTGCCACCTCTGCAACATCACCACCGACAGCAAGAGGACCAAGCACTGCTCGATATGCAACAAATGCGTCGCGAGGTTCGACCATCATTGCAAGTGGCTGAACAACTGCATCGGCGCTAGAAACTACTCTGCGTTCCTCGTTTGCCTGATATCCGCGATCCTGGCCAGCTTGTCGGTCGCCGGGCTCTCCGCCACCGAGTTGACGCTGTCGTTTTTCTCGAGCCGGGAAACTCGCATGGCCAGCATGGAGAACGCGACTGCTGCGACCACCACCGCCATCCCTCGAGCCGCTTTCTCGATCGCTCCCGTCTCCGACACCGTCTCGATCCTCTTGATCTCCACGATCGGAATCCTCTCGGCGATCGCGGCGATTCTCCTGATCCACCTGTGCTTCTTCCACGGGTACATCGCGTGCCTCGGTCTGACCACCTACGAGTACGTGCGGAAGAAACGAGCGCGACACGCTGCCGCGGCCAACGCTGCCGCCACCGCAACCGCCACCGCAACCGCAACGATCACATCGAACGCTGCAGCCGCAACCGCCACGGTCGCCAACAATTCTACTGCGAACGTTGATGTAAACGCGGTCGAGATCAACCGATTCCCTCCGAATCGGCGCGATCGAGCGAAACTCGAAACGACCTCGCGACCTCGCATCTTGGACGGACGAGCGGGTTCggacgagaacgagaacgactCGGATCGAGCAACGATGGAAACGCGAGTCCGTCCCCGGAACAACCAACGGAAGAACTTCCGGTTGTGTTTCTCGTACGAGATCGAATCGATCGCGAACGAAACTTCGATCGAGTTCTCGTCGAGGGGGGCGTCCGGGGCGAAGCGTAATCAATCGACCATCGTGTTCCGAGACTCGGTCGATCTCGTCGGCTCGTCGACGCCCTCGCCGGTCTCCTGTTGCTTCGCCGCCGCGAACTCGCTGGCCAGTCGTTGCCGGTCCACCGGCAAAGCCGACGGATCGAAGAAACGGCAGAACACCGGCGCCGCGAATTCCGCCGACCAGCCAACGAACAACTCCTGCGAGGCCGTCGAACGAATAGGAAAATTTCTGAGAACCTACCTGAGGAGGAGAGGTCGACGACGATCGAGCAATTCGAACGCCGCTCGCTCCAGCAAAACCAAATCGGCGTCTGCTCCGTCGCGGATCGACGCGGAACGACGGTCGACCGTGCCCGacaccgacgccgacgacgacgccgacgctgCCCGCGTCGCAGAGTCCGCGATCACCGCTTCTTCCATCGACGCCAGCGGATTGCGACCGTCCGTCAAGTTCCCGCCGCGTTCGTCCGAACAGATCCTGACCCCGCAGTCGAGAAAATTGTCGAACTCGTCGGCCTTGAAGAGATCCACGGGTCACGGTCATACCCGCACTCGGCGCACCTGCTCCTTCCGGAAGAAGCCGAGGCTGAAGATGAACTCGCGCGTCGCACAGTCCATACAACTCTCTCCCATCCTGGAGTCGGATTTGTCGAAACCCGCGTCGCCTC TCGCCGCGATTCGCGCGTTCCTCGTCACCTCGGTTCGATCGGTTCGCCTCAACGTCGTCGGGAGTTTGATCACCGAGTCGCCGAGTCTTCCGTCGACCGCTTATCCCTTTCGTTAC ATGACATCGGTTACAGCGAAACCGTTCCCGGACGAACCCACCGGCGAGAGATCGTGCTGGGAGATCGTGCTGGGATCACCGCGGTACGTGGTCGCGCCGATGGTCGACGCCAGCGAATTGGCCTGGAGGCTGCTCAGCCGACGGCACGGTGCTCACCTCTGTTACACGCCGATGCTTCACTCTTCGGTGTTCCGCAGAGACCCCAAGTATCGGCGGGAAGCTCTGGCTAGCACCGGCGAAGATCGGCCTTTAATCGTCCAG TTTTGCGGCAACGAGCCGAACGTGTTGCTGGAGGCGGCGCTTTTAGCAGAGCCCTACTGCGACGCTATAGACGTGAACATTGGTTGTCCTCAGGCTATCGCGAAACGCGGTCGCTACGGGGCCTTTCTGCAAGACGATTGGGACTTGCTGCGACGAATCG TGAGCACCTTGAGCAAGGGACTCCGTGTGCCTGTGACTTGCAAGTTGCGAGTATTTCCGGAAATCGAGAAGACGGTGGAGTACGCTCGCATGCTCGAAGCTGCGGGAGCGCGATTGCTCACCGTGCACGGACGTACCAGAGAGCAGAAAGGACCGTTGACTGGTTTGGCCTCTTGGGATCATATCAAAGCTGTCAG AGAAGCCGTCGCTATTCCGGTATTCGCCAACGGCAATATACAATGCCTACAAGACGTCGAAAGGTGCATAGAAGAAACCGGTGTACAGGCGGTGATGTCGGCGGAAGGGAATCTTTATAATCCGTACATATTCGAGGCGCGTTATCCGGCCAGCTGGGAGGCGGCGCTCGAATATCTGGATCTGGTAGAACGATATCCCGCCCCGGCCTCTTACATCCGCGGTCACCTCTTCAAATTGTTCCATCACAC ACTTTCTTTACCAGAGAATAAAGAGGAAAGGGAAAACTTGGCACGGAACTCTACCATGGAATCGTTCAGGAATGTGGTGTACGCTTTGAGGGATCGTTATTTGCCCTATCACGAAGGCCGTCTCGCGTGGCACGAACAGACCAACG ACTACAATTTGAAGCTGCCACCGTGGTTGTGTCAGCCGTACGTACGCAGTTCTCCGGAAGAAAAAGAGACGTCGTTGTCAACCCTTGAAACG GACGATACCGCGAAGAGAAAATTTACGGACGAGGATGGCAACGAAATATCGCGGAAACGCTTGAAGAAACTTAGACGAATCGCACGGCGTCCCAACAGGCCAACAACAGTCGTCGCGAAAAGAGGGTCCAATTTGTGTCACGATTGTCCGAATCCGGTG GGTTTCAAGTGCGTTTACACGTTGTGCAGGCAGTGTTGCAGAAACAAATGTTTCACGGAGAATTTGGATTGCGCCGGACATAGGAACATGACTAAAACGAGAAGACAGATGGCAATAGATTTTGCTGCGAAGAGAAACACTATCGACGATGCGATATCGCTTTgcaaataa
- the Cox10 gene encoding cytochrome c oxidase assembly factor 10 — MVFVFCSIRTARNISCFSQLLRLPVATYSKQAASVAKTSPSFPRQRNVTASKSLQSQIFPPPVTSVHDVEKPFVVENESNVVRKDECRKKEPEWRYMELESNKLQKHCLMLSKIRLTSLVVVTTMAGYVLAPGSFDAYTFAACSIGTGLCSATANTINQFFEVPFDAQMSRTKNRVLVRGYLTPAHAITFATISGICGLTLLYSEVNGLTAALGAANLVLYTLIYTPMKRVSILNTWVGSIVGAIPPLMGWAACVGDVASPGAWIMSGLLYAWQFPHFNALSWNLRPDYSRAGYRMMAVTDPNLCRKTALRYTGILTGLCYLAPAFDVTNWWFALESTPLNLYFLYLARNFYKHSDSGSSRKLFRFSLIHLPTLMILLLVNKKHWFNEKTQKDALIIDEKQSSLSASLTELIATTTSTA; from the exons ATGGTATTTGTTTTCTGCTCCATCAGAACGGCTCGGAACATATCATGTTTCTCACAGTTGTTGAGACTTCCTGTTGCAACG TACTCGAAGCAGGCTGCGTCAGTTGCAAAGACATCGCCATCGTTTCCGAGACAACGCAATGTAACTGCTTCAAAAAGTTTGCAATCCCAAATATTTCCTCCGCCAGTAACATCGGTCCACGATGTAGAAAAGCCTTTTGTCGTCGAGAACGAATCGAATGTCGTTCGAAAAGATGAGTGTCGCAAAAAGGAGCCAGAATGGAGGTACATGGAGCTAGAGTCGAACAAACTACAAAAGCATTGTCTTATGCTGTCTAAAATAAGGTTAACGT CACTTGTTGTCGTGACCACCATGGCTGGGTACGTTTTAGCCCCTGGATCCTTTGACGCCTACACATTTGCAGCATGTTCTATCGGAACTGGATTATGTTCTGCTACAGCGAACAccataaatcaatttttcgaaGTTCCTTTCGACGCGCAAATGTCCAGAACCAAAAACAGAGtattggttagaggatatttGAC GCCTGCCCATGCTATAACGTTCGCAACGATATCTGGTATCTGTGGACTAACCCTATTATACAGCGAAGTGAATGGTCTAACCGCGGCACTTGGAGCAGCCAATCTGGTTCTTTACACTTTAATTTATACTCCCATGAAACGAGTTAGTATATTGAATACCTGGGTGGGATCGATTG TTGGAGCGATACCACCGTTAATGGGTTGGGCAGCTTGCGTCGGTGACGTAGCCTCACCCGGTGCCTGGATCATGTCTGGTTTGCTATATGCATGGCAGTTTCCTCATTTCAACGCTCTATCGTGGAATTTGCGACCAGATTATTCTCGGGCTGGTTACAGAATGATGGCCGTTACCGACCCAAATCTGTGCCGTAAGACAGCGTTACGTTACACCGGTATACTAACGGGTCTTTGCTACTTGGCACCCGCGTTCGACGTTACCAACTGGTGGTTCGCCTTGGAATCGACACCCCTCAACTTGTACTTTCTCTACTTAG CACGAAATTTTTATAAGCACTCGGACAGTGGAAGCTCGCGGAAACTATTCCGCTTTTCGCTGATCCATTTGCCTACGCTTATGATTCTTCTACTGGTAAACAAAAAGCACTGGTTCAACGAGAAAACGCAAAAGGATGCTCTGATCATCGATGAAAAGCAGAGCAGCCTGTCCGCGTCGTTGACAGAGCTGATCGCAACGACGACCTCGACCGCTTAA
- the LOC143357190 gene encoding putative E3 ubiquitin-protein ligase UBR7, with translation MSEKVEEIVDEENSVTMLDVLREENQLEEDACAVLGASDDKNCTYSKGYTRQALYACKTCCPQPIRAAVCLACSFHCHEGHELVELYTKRHFRCDCGNSKFEGKKCNLDASKDSVNSENEYNHNFDGLYCVCKRPYPDPEDTENDEMLQCVICEDWYHSMHLGSKKGMPMDGAYDEMICTDCMRANSFLWNYASKYAVYTEKDASSEAKATEPVDVVNDPKGCTMPQSKTCSKGSCFWSEGWRSALCTCEVCKTLYREKNVMFLLDPTDSVHAYEEAGKIYSRESQYEKGMKALASLGRVEQLTAIEEYNNMKERLKQYLQKFAENKKVVREEDIKEFFSEMESKKRPKVVVPTYCR, from the exons ATGTCCGAGAAAGTCGAGGAAATTGTCGACGAAGAGAACTCCGTCACGATGCTGGACGTACTTCGCGAAGAGAATCAATTGGAGGAAGATGCTTGCGCTGTTCTGGGCGCATCCGATGACAAAAACTGCACGTACAGCAAG gGGTACACTCGGCAAGCCCTTTACGCGTGCAAAACTTGTTGTCCACAACCGATTCGTGCTGCCGTGTGTCTCGCTTGCAGTTTCCACTGTCACGAGGGACACGAACTGGTCGAACTCTACACGAAAAGGCATTTCAGGTGCGACTGTGGCAACTCCAAGTTCGAAGGGAAAAAGTGTAATCTGGACGCG TCAAAAGATTCCGTAAACTCGGAGAACGAATACAACCACAATTTCGACGGTCTGTACTGTGTCTGCAAAAGGCCCTATCCAGACCCAGAAGACACGGAGAACGATGAAATGCTGCAGTGCGTTATTTGCGAAGACTGGTATCATTCGATG CATCTGGGGAGCAAGAAAGGGATGCCGATGGACGGAGCTTACGACGAGATGATCTGCACGGATTGCATGAGAGCGAATAGTTTTCTCTGGAATTACGCGAGTAAATACGCGG TATACACAGAGAAAGACGCTTCGTCCGAAGCGAAGGCGACCGAGCCCGTGGACGTCGTCAACGACCCTAAGGGTTGCACTATGCCGCAAAGCAAAACCTGTTCGAAGGGAAGCTGCTTTTGGTCGGAAGGCTGGAGGAGTGCTCTGTGCACGTGCGAAGTCTGTAAAACG CTCTACCGAGAGAAAAATGTTATGTTCCTTCTCGATCCAACGGACAGCGTTCACGCCTACGAGGAAGCAGGTAAAATCTACAGTCGAGAATCTCAGTACGAGAAAGGTATGAAGGCTTTGGCTTCCTTGGGTCGAGTCGAACAGCTGACGGCCATCGAAG AGTACAACAACATGAAGGAACGACTGAAACAATACCTGCAGAAATTCGCCGAGAACAAGAAGGTGGTCCGCGAGGAAGACATCAAAGAGTTCTTCTCAGAAATGGAATCGAAGAAGCGGCCAAAAGTTGTCGTACCGACATATTGCCGTTGA
- the Tan gene encoding C45 family peptidase tan: protein MTTLENCTEDTCESTDIGRRHAIPVIYARGTHYDIGFDIGRTFSGLIQSFLNVYKPLNETYLPLYETDAGKKVYEETLSCVEQQFPGYLREIQGTADGANVPFHKLFLMHLDDIVPNVADNLGRANDLPVGCSTVICNQPGQEILGHNEDALSETLNHWYLVSAHVVEPGCKEEKFTSLSYAGFLPGYTMGYNYHGLIFTINTLSAASLRSGKTPRYFLTRALLSAENYVQAEEILRNEGFGAAEGFAVNMTFLAQEGDRLFHNIEVAPCEPDAAQSQLNIQTVGPGEVTYHCNKYLRMKIPEVGGLIIDSSDKRMEAILKHPPAESNQNVVDILSDQTGDKYRVYQDIRKSDPVKTIATGIFDCIERTWTIYTYKPSCSEPILVIPLQIDGDDLSICRSIQSCRIKS from the exons ATGACCACGTTGGAAAACTGCACGGAGGATACATGCGAGTCCACCGATATCGGAAGGAGGCATGCGATTCCTGTCATTTACGCGAGAGGCACTCATTACGACATCGGTTTCGATATC GGGCGCACGTTCTCCGGGCTGATCCAGAGTTTCTTGAACGTTTACAAACCTCTGAACGAGACTTATCTGCCGCTGTACGAGACCGATGCCGGCAAAAAGGTGTACGAGGAGACGCTGAGCTGCGTGGAGCAGCAGTTTCCCGGCTACCTCAGGGAAATCCAAGGAACCGCCGATGGAGCGAACGTTCCGTTCCACAAG CTGTTCCTGATGCACCTGGACGACATCGTGCCAAATGTAGCGGACAACCTTGGCCGAGCGAACGATCTACCGGTCGGTTGTTCCACTGTCATATGTAATCAGCCGGGACAG GAAATCTTAGGGCACAACGAGGACGCGTTGAGCGAGACTTTGAACCATTGGTATCTGGTTTCCGCGCACGTGGTCGAGCCAGGCTGCAAGGAGGAGAAATTCACGTCCTTGAGTTACGCGGGATTTTTGCCAGGATACACGATGGGATACAATTATCACGGGCTGATCTTTACCATCAACACTTTGAGCGCCGCGAGCTTGCGCTCCGGTAAAACGC CCAGATACTTTTTAACTCGAGCGCTACTGTCTGCGGAGAACTACGTTCAAGCTGAAGAGATATTGAGGAACGAAGGGTTCGGCGCGGCCGAAGGGTTCGCGGTGAACATGACCTTCCTGGCGCAAGAGGGTGACAGGTTGTTCCACAATATCGAGGTCGCTCCCTGCGAACCGGACGCCGCGCAATCGCAGCTGAATATCCAGACCGTCGGCCCCGGAGAAGTCACTTATCACTGCAACAA GTATCTTCGGATGAAGATACCGGAAGTCGGCGGCCTCATCATAGACAGCAGCGACAAGAGGATGGAAGCGATCCTTAAGCATCCCCCGGCCGAATCTAACCAGAACGTTGTGGATATTCTAAGCGATCAAACCGGCGACAAGTACCGAGTTTATCAGGACATCAGAAAGAGTGACCCCGTCAAAACGATCGCCACCG GTATTTTCGATTGCATTGAAAGGACCTGGACGATCTACACGTACAAACCGAGTTGTAGCGAGCCGATCCTGGTGATACCTTTGCAGATCGACGGTGACGATCTGTCGATCTGCCGTTCGATTCAGTCGTGTCGTATCAAGTCATAG
- the LOC143356972 gene encoding DDB1- and CUL4-associated factor 11, whose translation MGGINSRTMDIEHDRGLAAVLQYLIRSGQLHIISSDHDDSDEEYVANSQPPRFTSHLHLHPNTSRLDKSEISLATKQACGFVSDVDKRNISVTSMIQRRALGPGFSMGERCRISSSFLPNKMHQVAKYNAKVFCGSYSKDGRFFLTASQDKVLRLYRTHDGDFTEFKTILARDVGWSILDTAFSPDGNYIVYSSWSECLYLCPVYGDSCAQESLSLCPEDRRFCVFSLVFSSDGREILGGANDGYLYVYDRECHQRAFRIEGHDNDVNAVVFADNTSQILYSAGDDGLCKVWDRRTLNESDPHPVGVLAGHMDGITYVDPRGDGRYLITNSKDQTIKLWDVRAFSDVMGELNTRKAVANQTWDYRWQRVPKRIHKAKHMLEGDTSIMTYRGHSVLQTLIRCHFSPSSITGQRYIYTGCAAGRVIIYDVLTGRIVSTLVGHTGCVRDVNWHPFHQEIVSTSWDGAIVSWRYAGKTALGNSDSEEERDTESPPLRRSQRIAAQRAKRATRPC comes from the exons ATGGGAGGCATTAATTCACGGACTATGGACATCGAACATGATCGTGGGCTGGCCGCTGTCTTGCAGTATCTGATACGCAG CGGACAACTCCACATCATATCCTCGGATCACGATGACTCGGACGAAGAATACGTTGCGAACTCGCAACCGCCAAGATTCACGTCCCATTTACATTTACATCCGAACACGTCCAGACTAGAT AAAAGTGAGATAAGTCTAGCTACTAAGCAGGCTTGCGGGTTCGTCAGCGACGTCGACAAACGCAACATTTCCGTCACGTCTATGATTCAAAGGAGAGCCCTGGGTCCTGGTTTCAGCATGGGCGAAAGATGCAGGATAAGCAgtagttttctgccgaataaaaTGCATCAGGTCGCCAAGTACAATGCTAAAGTGTTCTGCGGGTCTTATTCCAAAGACGGAAGGTTCTTCTTAACTGCCAGTCAAG ATAAAGTTCTACGTCTTTATCGAACGCACGACGGCGACTTCACGGAGTTCAAAACAATTTTAGCGAGGGACGTAGGATGGAGCATCTTGGATACCGCTTTTAGTCCCGATGGCAATTATATCGTGTACTCTAGTTGGTCGGAATGTT TATATTTGTGTCCTGTTTATGGGGATTCCTGCGCACAAGAGTCGTTGTCTCTGTGTCCGGAGGACCGAAGGTTTTGCGTGTTCTCTTTAGTATTTTCCAGTGACGGCCGAGAAATTCTAGGCGGGGCGAACGATGGTTATTTATACGTCTACGACAGGGAATGCCATCAACGCGCGTTTAGG ATCGAGGGCCACGACAACGATGTGAATGCAGTTGTTTTTGCTGACAATACGTCGCAAATTCTATACAGTGCCGGAGACGATGGCCTCTGTAAG GTCTGGGACAGGAGAACGTTGAACGAATCGGATCCGCATCCTGTGGGAGTGCTGGCTGGTCACATGGACGGGATCACGTACGTCGATCCGCGCGGCGACGGTCGGTATCTCATCACGAACAGCAAAGATCAAACGATCAAACTGTGGGACGTGCGCGCGTTCTCGGATGTCATGGGCGAACTGAACACACGGAAAGCCGTCGCGAATCAAACCTGGGATTACCGGTGGCAACGTGTACCAAAGCGAA TACATAAAGCGAAGCACATGTTGGAAGGCGACACGAGTATCATGACCTATCGTGGACATTCGGTTCTTCAGACTCTGATACGTTGCCACTTCTCTCCCTCCTCGATTACCGGTCAGAGGTATATATACACGGGCTGTGCTGCTGGACGAGTAATCA TATACGACGTGCTAACCGGCAGAATAGTTAGCACTCTGGTGGGCCACACCGGATGCGTGCGCGACGTGAATTGGCATCCTTTCCATCAGGAGATCGTTTCGACTTCC TGGGACGGTGCGATCGTGAGCTGGCGATACGCCGGCAAGACCGCGCTAGGTAATTCCGACTCGGAGGAAGAAAGGGACACGGAATCGCCACCGTTGAGGCGTAGCCAACGAATAGCTGCTCAAAGGGCGAAACGCGCGACTCGGCCCTGTTGA